From one Prochlorococcus marinus str. MIT 0912 genomic stretch:
- a CDS encoding DUF3764 family protein → MTTEITVLDFKLSNTFSEYCTHMNAPEQQAMFKEMDVKIFYMGECIGDSKRATVMFEGPENVLYNIFISPETKPIVEASGHIYEETKITRWKNNCSNC, encoded by the coding sequence ATGACAACTGAAATCACTGTTTTAGACTTCAAGCTTAGTAATACTTTTTCAGAGTATTGCACTCATATGAATGCCCCAGAGCAGCAGGCGATGTTTAAAGAAATGGATGTTAAAATTTTTTATATGGGTGAATGTATAGGAGACTCTAAAAGAGCAACTGTTATGTTTGAAGGGCCAGAGAATGTTTTATATAACATTTTCATTAGTCCGGAAACAAAGCCTATTGTTGAAGCCTCTGGTCATATTTATGAAGAAACAAAAATCACAAGATGGAAAAACAATTGTTCTAACTGTTAA
- a CDS encoding DUF1499 domain-containing protein has protein sequence MPDSKSGLSPCLNPLNCVFFQKEFEDVDKTFDQLVTIAQKIPRTKVLVSNEHYWKGVCRSLIFRFPDDLEIFKIDKKIQIKSASRYGGGDLGVNGTRVGRLLTALEKIQ, from the coding sequence ATGCCAGATTCTAAATCAGGTCTTAGTCCCTGCTTAAATCCACTGAATTGCGTTTTCTTTCAAAAAGAATTTGAAGATGTTGACAAGACCTTTGATCAACTTGTCACGATTGCCCAGAAAATCCCTAGAACCAAGGTTTTAGTGAGTAATGAACATTATTGGAAAGGGGTTTGTCGTAGTTTGATTTTCAGATTTCCAGATGACTTAGAGATTTTTAAAATAGATAAGAAGATTCAAATCAAATCGGCATCAAGATATGGTGGTGGCGATCTTGGAGTTAATGGAACTAGAGTGGGAAGATTATTAACTGCTTTAGAAAAAATTCAATAG
- a CDS encoding nitroreductase family protein has protein sequence MEIAEAIKKRRTLHIFSKKRVPREVIEKSIFAANHAPCHRRTFPWRFTSIGIKKRELLYQLQLTLKFGDMTIDESSLKKIRDKMLKPSHLLIATQICTDNQVQKLEDYAACACAIQNLSLSLIADDVGCKWSTGTITKDPNTYKIAQINPSEEEIIGFIWIGYGTEPPLIKRPLISTIYRERD, from the coding sequence ATGGAAATAGCTGAAGCAATTAAAAAACGAAGGACACTTCATATCTTTTCAAAAAAACGTGTTCCTAGAGAAGTAATTGAAAAATCAATATTTGCAGCTAATCATGCACCTTGCCACAGAAGGACTTTCCCATGGCGTTTTACTAGTATTGGGATAAAAAAAAGGGAACTTCTATATCAACTACAGCTTACTCTGAAGTTTGGTGATATGACAATAGATGAATCTAGTTTGAAAAAGATAAGAGACAAAATGCTAAAGCCTTCCCATTTGCTTATCGCCACTCAAATATGTACTGATAATCAAGTTCAAAAACTCGAAGATTATGCTGCTTGTGCTTGCGCGATTCAAAACCTGTCGCTTTCACTTATTGCTGATGATGTTGGTTGCAAGTGGTCAACAGGAACAATCACTAAAGACCCTAATACCTATAAAATTGCACAAATAAACCCAAGCGAGGAAGAAATTATTGGTTTTATTTGGATTGGGTATGGGACTGAACCGCCTTTAATTAAAAGACCTTTGATTAGCACAATCTATCGAGAGAGGGATTAA
- a CDS encoding DUF4278 domain-containing protein: MTVLTYRGQEYLQHKEATPKKVVELSYRSNVYTSRQAEAKKQVQASLTYRGNTYQK; the protein is encoded by the coding sequence ATGACTGTTCTTACTTACAGAGGTCAAGAGTACCTTCAACACAAAGAAGCTACTCCAAAAAAAGTTGTAGAACTTAGTTACAGAAGTAACGTCTACACCTCTAGGCAAGCAGAAGCTAAAAAGCAGGTGCAAGCATCCTTAACTTACAGAGGTAATACTTACCAAAAGTAA
- the purT gene encoding formate-dependent phosphoribosylglycinamide formyltransferase — MNVFPKKIMLLGSGELGKEVAIAAKRLGCYVIACDRYNDAPAMQIADQFEVLNMNNGSELKEVIYKCNPDIIIPEIEALAVDVLKEIEKKITVIPNARATAITMNRDKIRDLAANELNIRTAKFSYAMNQSELNFCADAIGYPLLIKPVMSSSGKGQSLVNNKNDLVQAWDLAIEKSRGKSNKIILEEFIDFDLEITLLTIRQFNGKTLFCEPIGHEQKNGDYQCSWQPATLTESVLDKAQKIAKCVTDNLGGVGLFGVEFFIKGEEVIFSELSPRPHDTGLVTLISQNLNEFELHLRAVLGIPIPEIVCHEASASRVILASQKTSNIAFTGLEDALSQPNTGVFIFGKPSSTEGRRMGVAVANAETIDDAKIKADKAAQSVQFINE, encoded by the coding sequence ATGAACGTTTTTCCAAAGAAAATAATGCTTTTAGGTAGCGGAGAATTAGGTAAAGAGGTGGCAATCGCAGCAAAAAGATTAGGTTGTTATGTTATTGCATGTGACAGATATAATGATGCGCCAGCCATGCAGATAGCTGATCAATTTGAAGTATTAAATATGAATAATGGTAGTGAATTAAAAGAAGTGATATATAAATGTAATCCTGATATAATTATTCCTGAAATTGAGGCTCTTGCAGTAGATGTATTAAAGGAAATCGAAAAAAAAATAACAGTAATACCAAATGCTAGAGCTACTGCGATAACTATGAATAGAGATAAAATAAGAGATTTAGCTGCTAACGAATTAAATATAAGAACTGCAAAATTTAGTTATGCGATGAATCAATCCGAGCTTAATTTTTGTGCAGATGCGATTGGTTATCCGTTATTAATTAAGCCAGTTATGAGTTCTTCAGGTAAAGGACAAAGCTTAGTTAATAATAAAAATGATTTAGTCCAGGCTTGGGATTTGGCTATTGAAAAATCAAGAGGTAAATCAAATAAAATTATATTAGAGGAATTTATTGATTTTGATTTAGAAATTACTTTATTAACTATTAGACAATTTAATGGTAAAACATTATTTTGTGAACCGATAGGACACGAGCAAAAGAATGGAGATTATCAATGTAGTTGGCAACCAGCTACATTAACTGAAAGTGTTTTAGATAAGGCTCAAAAGATAGCCAAATGTGTCACTGATAATCTTGGTGGAGTTGGTTTGTTTGGCGTTGAATTTTTTATTAAGGGTGAGGAGGTGATTTTTTCAGAGCTGTCACCAAGACCACATGACACAGGCTTAGTAACTTTGATTAGCCAAAATTTAAATGAGTTTGAATTACACCTTAGAGCTGTTTTAGGTATCCCAATTCCAGAAATAGTTTGTCATGAAGCTTCTGCGAGCAGAGTGATTTTGGCTTCCCAGAAAACTTCAAACATAGCTTTTACGGGACTTGAAGATGCCTTAAGTCAACCGAATACCGGCGTATTTATATTTGGCAAGCCGAGCTCTACTGAAGGTCGTCGAATGGGAGTAGCTGTAGCAAATGCAGAAACCATCGATGATGCAAAAATTAAAGCTGATAAAGCAGCTCAATCAGTCCAATTTATAAATGAATAA